A window of Zingiber officinale cultivar Zhangliang chromosome 5A, Zo_v1.1, whole genome shotgun sequence contains these coding sequences:
- the LOC121980760 gene encoding UDP-N-acetylglucosamine transferase subunit ALG13 homolog, producing MDGAGNGGRIRKMVFVTVGTTCFDALVKAADSRQVKEALSKRGYTDLMIQMGRGSYVPSKVSEEDAPLTVDYFAFSPSIADYLKSASLIISHAGSGSIFETLQLGKTLIVVVNEELMDNHQSELAEELAERKHLFYARPQMLQQTIETMDLETLVPYVPGSPKPVVDLINKFLGFPAD from the exons ATGGATGGAGCAGGAAATGGTGGCAGAATAAGAAAAATGGTGTTTGTAACAGTGGGAACAACATGCTTCGATGCTCTTGTTAAAGCCGCTGATTCTAGACAAGTTAAAGAAGCATTGTCAAAAAGAGGTTACACCGACCTTATGATCCAAATGGGCCGAGGGTCATATGTCCCATCCAAG GTTTCAGAAGAAGATGCGCCTCTTACTGTGGATTACTTTGCTTTCTCACCAAGCATTGCTGACTACCTCAAATCAGCATCCCTTATCATCAGTCATGCAG GTTCCGGGAGCATATTTGAGACGTTGCAATTGGGTAAAACATTGATTGTTGTTGTGAATGAGGAGCTGATGGACAACCACCAAAGCGAGCTGGCAGAGGAACTTGCTGAGAGGAAGCACCTATTTTACGCTCGGCCCCAGATGCTGCAGCAGACTATCGAAACCATGGATTTGGAGACTTTGGTCCCATATGTTCCAGGCAGTCCAAAGCCGGTGGTTGACTTGATTAACAAGTTCCTCGGTTTCCCAGCCGATTGA
- the LOC121979705 gene encoding U-box domain-containing protein 52-like, translating to MLIQPPFDFNTADSGLSTVIVAASGADWTIAMCSPSSHYVSLFVSLLCVDIRAAMEYRSQKGHATRNRKTQKTKGHATEYFTDRRKIGEGVYGPVYKCHLDHTAVAVKVLRPDAAQGRSQFHQEIEVLSCIRHPHMVLLLGAYPEYGCIVYEYMANGSLEDRLFRRGNTPTVPWKYCFRIAAEIATPLLFLHHMKPEPLVHRDLKPANILLDRNYVCKIGDVALAYLVPPSVTDSVMQYRVTSTAGTFCYIDPEYQQTGMLGVQSDIYSLGVMLLQIIITKPPMGLTHHVSRTIEHGELESMLDPEVADWPVHEAQRYTEIALKCAELRQKDWPDMEKAILPELNRLRAPGDCNFVFYLIRTPTDGSPGCQVSHQVNHFIAP from the exons ATGCTCATTCAGCCACCTTTCGACTTCAACACAGCTGACTCCGGCCTCTCCACTGTCATTGTCGCCGCTTCCGGTGCCGATTGGACCATTGCTATGTGCAGTCCATCGAGCCACTATGTCTCGCTCTTCGTATCGCTATTATGTGTCGACATTCGAGCCGCAATGGAGTACCGATCT caaaagggtcatgcaactCGGAATCGGAAAACTCAAAAAACTAAGGGTCATGCGACGGAGTATTTCACCGACCGGCGCAAGATCGGGGAGGGCGTCTACGGGCCGGTGTACAAGTGTCACCTAGACCACACGGCAGTGGCGGTGAAAGTTCTCCGGCCAGACGCGGCCCAGGGGCGGTCGCAGTTCCACCAGGAGATCGAAGTGCTGAGCTGCATCCGCCACCCGCACATGGTGTTGTTGCTGGGTGCCTATCCGGAGTACGGCTGCATCGTGTACGAGTACATGGCCAACGGCAGCCTCGAGGACCGCCTCTTCCGGCGTGGCAACACGCCGACGGTCCCCTGGAAATACTGCTTCCGCATAGCCGCTGAGATCGCCACCCCGCTACTTTTCCTCCACCACATGAAGCCCGAGCCACTCGTTCACAGGGATCTCAAGCCGGCCAACATCCTTCTCGATCGGAACTACGTCTGCAAGATCGGCGACGTCGCGCTCGCCTACCTCGTGCCGCCCTCTGTCACCGATAGCGTGATGCAGTACCGTGTCACCTCCACCGCTGGCACTTTCTGCTACATCGACCCGGAGTACCAGCAGACGGGGATGCTCGGAGTGCAGTCCGACATCTACTCCCTCGGCGTCATGCTGCTGCAGATCATCATCACCAAGCCGCCGATGGGGCTCACCCACCACGTCAGCCGCACGATCGAGCACGGGGAGCTCGAATCCATGCTCGACCCGGAGGTAGCCGATTGGCCCGTCCACGAGGCGCAGCGCTACACTGAGATAGCGCTCAAGTGCGCGGAGCTCCGGCAGAAGGACTGGCCGGATATGGAGAAGGCAATTCTGCCGGAATTGAACCGGCTGAGGGCGCCAGGAGATTGCAACTTCGTCTTCTACCTCATCAGGACTCCTACGGATGGTTCGCCTGGCTGTCAAGTTTCTCATCAGGTGAACCATTTCATCGCACCCTAA